One Xiphophorus maculatus strain JP 163 A chromosome 10, X_maculatus-5.0-male, whole genome shotgun sequence genomic region harbors:
- the LOC102233286 gene encoding noggin-2-like — protein sequence MGLSPTLLVYALVCVHLGVSQHFFRLRPLPSEHLPVPDLKEDPDPEYDPREQDLAEKPLRKKLGSHFDPNFMAISAPLPVNLTSPDGQWKPPGHMPNEIKKLDLTETPYGKRLKVGKKARRKFLQLLWTYTYCPVVYTWKDLGVRFWPRYIKEGNCSSERSCSFPEGMSCKPVKSISKTFLRWYCQGFLRQKYCTWIQVQYPIISECKCSC from the coding sequence ATGGGCCTCTCACCGACGCTCCTGGTTTACGCTCTGGTGTGCGTTCACCTCGGAGTCTCCCAGCATTTCTTCCGCCTCCGTCCGCTGCCCAGCGAGCACCTCCCCGTCCCCGACCTGAAGGAGGACCCGGACCCGGAGTACGACCCCCGGGAGCAGGACTTGGCCGAGAAGCCGCTGCGGAAGAAGCTGGGCAGCCACTTCGACCCCAACTTCATGGCCATCAGCGCGCCGCTGCCGGTCAACCTCACCTCCCCGGACGGCCAGTGGAAGCCGCCGGGCCACATGCCCAACGAGATTAAAAAGCTGGACCTCACGGAGACACCCTACGGGAAGCGGTTAAAAGTGGGCAAGAAAGCGCGGAGGAAATTCCTGCAGCTTCTGTGGACCTACACGTACTGCCCCGTGGTGTACACCTGGAAGGACCTGGGCGTGAGGTTCTGGCCGCGCTACATCAAGGAGGGGAACTGCTCCTCCGAGCGATCCTGCTCCTTCCCGGAGGGCATGTCCTGCAAGCCCGTCAAGTCCATCAGCAAGACGTTCCTGCGGTGGTACTGCCAGGGCTTTCTAAGACAGAAATACTGTACGTGGATACAGGTGCAATACCCAATCATCTCAGAGTGCAAGTGTTCGTGCTGA